The following coding sequences are from one Microcoleus sp. AS-A8 window:
- a CDS encoding efflux RND transporter permease subunit gives MVEPTRKKSLRERFNISQLAIEFPWLSISFWIAVTVAGILAFTSLKYALFPDITFPVVVVNASAPLKTALDTENQLTNPIEQQLKSLERLDESRSSSYPGQSVVSLSLAVGTNLENVSRQVETSLKNLKLPAGATFKVIPLNLNESAVVSYAIQSSSQNLSDLAKLANDKIVPAISQIAGVLKVELLGEPPSSPLSLSSASDALGQGATLVRFNGQDALAFQVIKRGDANTLDVVSKVEKEVEKLKSTLSGVQLTLAATQAEYIREATHATIDALIQAVVLSVLVIFPFLWNLRATLITALAIPISLLGTFIVMAIFGFNLETITLLALALVIGIIVDDAIVDVENITRHIENGETPRQASILATNEIGLTVSAATFTIVAVFLPVGFMGGVVGQFFKPFGITVSAAVLTSLLVARTLSPLLASRWLKPKTARRRESKESGLTQGYQNLLAWSLNHRWMVMGLAVLSLVMGLGLIPLIPKGFIPKLDRGEFNITYTAPLPTIPKELSAASALGGLPSVPPNGESPSPLAGASGSSSPADLQKSLAAAQNGSLSPDAVEALRQAQAASAFNPLNDSLQVAKQLDDVVRKSPQVKDVFTIVGSRQGEPNKGRLYVKLNNDRTLKTADVQNQLARLIASDFRCHDEH, from the coding sequence ATGGTAGAGCCGACTCGCAAAAAATCCCTAAGAGAGCGATTTAATATTTCCCAGTTAGCGATCGAGTTTCCCTGGTTGAGTATCAGCTTTTGGATCGCGGTGACTGTAGCAGGGATATTGGCTTTCACTTCTCTGAAGTATGCGCTGTTCCCGGATATTACCTTTCCCGTGGTGGTAGTCAATGCCTCAGCCCCACTCAAAACCGCTCTGGATACCGAAAATCAACTCACTAATCCAATTGAGCAACAACTCAAATCCCTAGAAAGGCTGGATGAGAGCCGTTCTTCCTCCTATCCTGGTCAAAGCGTCGTCAGTTTGTCGTTGGCGGTGGGGACGAACCTGGAAAATGTCAGTCGTCAGGTGGAAACGTCACTTAAGAATTTAAAGCTGCCTGCGGGAGCAACGTTTAAGGTGATTCCCCTCAACCTGAACGAATCTGCGGTTGTGAGTTATGCCATCCAAAGTTCATCCCAAAATCTGAGCGATTTAGCGAAGCTTGCCAACGACAAAATTGTGCCTGCGATCTCCCAGATAGCGGGAGTCCTGAAAGTTGAGTTACTGGGTGAACCCCCTTCATCGCCTCTGTCTCTTTCATCAGCCAGTGATGCCTTAGGTCAAGGGGCGACCTTAGTGCGATTTAATGGTCAAGATGCCCTAGCGTTTCAAGTGATTAAGCGGGGGGATGCGAACACGCTGGATGTGGTGAGCAAGGTGGAAAAAGAAGTTGAAAAACTTAAATCTACCCTGTCCGGCGTACAACTTACTCTCGCGGCAACTCAGGCTGAGTATATTCGCGAGGCAACTCATGCGACAATTGATGCCCTGATTCAGGCTGTGGTGTTGTCGGTTTTGGTGATCTTTCCCTTCTTGTGGAACCTACGAGCAACGCTAATTACAGCACTAGCGATTCCCATCTCCCTGTTGGGGACATTTATCGTCATGGCGATTTTTGGCTTCAATCTCGAAACCATCACGTTGCTGGCATTGGCGTTAGTGATTGGCATTATCGTCGATGATGCGATCGTAGATGTGGAGAACATCACCCGGCATATTGAAAATGGAGAAACGCCTCGTCAAGCGTCAATTTTAGCGACCAATGAAATTGGTTTAACCGTCTCAGCGGCTACCTTTACCATCGTGGCGGTGTTTCTGCCAGTGGGTTTCATGGGAGGTGTGGTGGGTCAGTTCTTTAAGCCTTTTGGGATAACAGTTTCGGCAGCGGTACTTACCTCTTTGTTAGTTGCCCGGACTTTATCGCCGTTACTCGCTTCTCGTTGGCTCAAACCCAAAACCGCTCGCCGACGAGAGAGTAAAGAATCTGGCTTGACTCAAGGGTACCAAAACTTACTGGCGTGGTCTTTGAATCATCGATGGATGGTAATGGGATTGGCCGTTTTGAGTTTGGTGATGGGTTTAGGATTGATTCCGCTAATTCCCAAGGGGTTTATTCCCAAACTCGATCGCGGTGAGTTCAATATTACCTACACGGCTCCTTTACCCACCATTCCCAAAGAACTTTCTGCCGCTTCCGCCTTGGGTGGGTTGCCATCCGTGCCGCCCAATGGTGAATCTCCCTCACCTTTAGCGGGAGCCAGTGGTTCTTCTTCACCCGCCGATTTGCAGAAATCTCTAGCTGCTGCCCAGAATGGTTCTCTTTCACCGGATGCTGTAGAGGCATTGCGGCAAGCTCAAGCGGCTTCAGCATTTAATCCACTGAATGATTCGCTTCAGGTGGCTAAGCAGTTGGATGATGTTGTGCGGAAATCCCCTCAAGTCAAGGATGTCTTTACCATTGTTGGGTCACGTCAGGGGGAACCGAATAAGGGTAGACTCTATGTGAAACTCAATAACGACCGCACCCTGAAAACGGCGGACGTGCAAAACCAATTAGCGCGACTCATTGCCTCCGATTTCCGGTGTCACGACGAGCATTGA
- a CDS encoding efflux RND transporter permease subunit produces MPPISGVTTSIEDIQFVDTGGDKPLKLALLGDNLEQLNRTAKQIKERLEKLPGFADVTSSATANQQGTILEIQHDNTRRTAYVGANLGQDATLGNATDRMVAEAKAVLPSGITLDLGGDSARSREILGSFGTTLALSVLCILVVLALLFKSWSDPLVIIFSLPLSIVGAMLGLLITRSDFGMISLIGIIFLMGLINKNAILIVDYINQLRSSGLNRTEAILQAGPIRLRPILMTTASTILGMLPLALGLGAGAELRAPMAVAIIGGLTTATLLSLIVVPVVYALLDDLRHRKRLI; encoded by the coding sequence TTGCCTCCGATTTCCGGTGTCACGACGAGCATTGAAGATATTCAATTTGTGGATACGGGTGGGGACAAACCTCTCAAGTTAGCGTTACTGGGGGACAATCTCGAACAACTCAACCGCACGGCTAAGCAGATTAAAGAGCGACTTGAGAAACTGCCTGGTTTTGCGGATGTAACCTCTAGTGCTACAGCCAATCAACAAGGCACAATTTTGGAAATTCAGCACGATAACACCCGCCGCACCGCTTATGTCGGTGCCAATTTGGGGCAAGATGCGACGCTAGGAAATGCAACTGACCGTATGGTTGCAGAAGCTAAAGCGGTTCTCCCTTCTGGAATCACACTCGATTTGGGAGGAGATTCTGCCCGCAGTCGTGAAATTTTGGGCAGTTTTGGCACGACGTTGGCGCTGTCGGTTTTATGCATTCTGGTGGTGCTGGCGTTGCTCTTCAAAAGCTGGAGCGATCCACTGGTGATTATTTTCTCTCTGCCGTTATCCATTGTGGGGGCAATGCTAGGGTTACTGATTACCCGCAGTGACTTCGGTATGATTTCCCTAATCGGTATCATCTTTTTGATGGGTCTAATTAACAAGAACGCCATTTTGATTGTGGATTACATCAATCAATTGCGAAGTTCTGGGTTAAATCGTACTGAAGCCATCCTTCAGGCTGGCCCGATCCGGCTGCGACCGATCTTAATGACCACGGCTTCTACTATTCTGGGGATGCTGCCTCTGGCATTAGGACTGGGAGCGGGTGCCGAGTTACGGGCACCGATGGCGGTGGCAATTATCGGTGGATTGACCACAGCCACGCTGTTGAGCCTGATTGTTGTTCCAGTTGTCTATGCTTTGCTGGACGATTTGCGGCACCGTAAGCGCTTAATATAA
- a CDS encoding NAD-dependent epimerase/dehydratase family protein yields the protein MVNPTSNIQNLKFNRVFVTGGTGFIGANLLRLLVQQGYAVKALVRPSSRLDNLQNLDVEIVPGDLNDTELWRQMEGCQALFHVAAHYSLWQADQEVLYRHNVLGTRNVLAAARQAGIERTVYTSSVAAIGVGTLGEIVDETHQSPVDALVGHYKKSKFLAEQEARIAVEAGQDIVIVNPSSPIGPFDIKPTPTGDIILRFLRREMPFYLDTGLNFIDVRDVAWGHLLALERGKTGDRYILGNQNLTLKQLLDQLAHLTGMSAPKHTVPAWLPLSVAWIDERILAPLGKTPDVPLDGVRMARQQMYYDASKAVRELGLPQSPLSTALKDAVDWFVNQGYVEIRQPSSLS from the coding sequence TTGGTCAATCCAACATCCAACATCCAAAATCTAAAATTCAATAGGGTTTTTGTTACGGGAGGCACGGGGTTTATCGGTGCGAATCTGCTCAGGTTGCTGGTGCAACAAGGGTATGCCGTGAAAGCCCTTGTCCGTCCCTCCAGTCGCTTGGATAATCTGCAAAATCTGGATGTAGAAATTGTTCCAGGGGATTTGAACGATACGGAGTTGTGGCGGCAGATGGAGGGGTGTCAGGCGCTCTTTCACGTTGCGGCTCACTATTCCCTGTGGCAAGCTGACCAAGAGGTACTTTATCGCCATAATGTCCTAGGAACCCGAAATGTTTTAGCGGCTGCTCGTCAAGCTGGGATTGAGCGAACTGTTTACACCAGTTCTGTCGCCGCAATTGGTGTTGGTACTCTGGGTGAAATTGTCGATGAAACCCATCAAAGCCCTGTGGATGCTTTGGTCGGTCACTATAAAAAGTCTAAATTCCTGGCGGAGCAGGAAGCGAGGATTGCAGTTGAGGCGGGTCAAGATATTGTCATTGTCAATCCCAGCAGTCCCATTGGCCCATTTGATATTAAACCGACGCCAACGGGTGATATAATACTTCGCTTTCTGCGACGGGAAATGCCCTTTTATTTAGATACGGGGCTAAATTTTATTGATGTGCGGGATGTGGCGTGGGGACACTTGCTAGCACTCGAACGGGGGAAAACAGGCGATCGCTACATTTTAGGCAACCAAAACCTCACATTAAAACAACTCCTCGATCAACTCGCGCACCTCACAGGCATGAGTGCCCCAAAGCATACGGTACCCGCTTGGTTACCTTTGAGTGTGGCTTGGATTGACGAGCGAATTCTCGCGCCTTTGGGTAAAACGCCTGACGTGCCCTTAGACGGCGTGCGGATGGCACGTCAACAGATGTATTATGATGCCTCAAAAGCTGTTCGAGAATTGGGATTACCTCAGTCTCCTCTCTCGACGGCACTCAAGGATGCTGTAGATTGGTTCGTGAATCAGGGATATGTGGAGATAAGGCAGCCATCAAGCCTCAGCTAA
- a CDS encoding WD40 repeat domain-containing protein, producing the protein MNTFAFTPDGQTLVSGSDDTTIKIWHLSTGAVLNSFASHSSPVGCVVISSDGQTLASCSATPKLYRYGDHLNWDNTIKVWSLTTGQQIHSITGHSDTVTAVAISPDSQILASASWDNTIKVWELSSGNLLHTLIVDYSSSTNLNPIAISPDGQIFASESRGNIAIGSLSSGEWLYILAGDAPSCTSLAFSPDYQTLVSGSRNGIIKQWNWRSREFLHTFTGHSHRVNSIAIKPDGQVFASSSDDGTIKFWHLDSGELLSNLTFATGVDAIAFSPDGQTFASACGSAIQLWETP; encoded by the coding sequence GTGAATACCTTTGCCTTTACCCCAGATGGTCAAACCCTTGTCAGTGGTAGTGATGATACTACAATCAAGATTTGGCACTTGAGTACTGGGGCAGTGCTAAATAGCTTTGCTAGTCATTCTAGCCCCGTTGGTTGTGTTGTTATCAGCTCGGATGGTCAGACTCTTGCCAGTTGCAGTGCCACTCCGAAACTGTATCGTTATGGTGATCACTTGAATTGGGATAACACAATTAAAGTCTGGAGCTTAACAACAGGGCAACAAATTCATTCCATTACTGGACATTCAGACACGGTTACTGCTGTTGCCATCAGTCCAGATAGCCAAATTCTTGCTAGCGCCAGTTGGGACAATACCATCAAAGTGTGGGAGCTTTCTTCTGGTAACCTGCTCCACACCCTTATTGTTGATTATTCAAGTAGTACTAATCTTAATCCCATTGCCATCAGCCCAGACGGTCAAATCTTTGCGAGTGAAAGTCGTGGGAATATCGCTATTGGGAGTTTGTCATCGGGTGAATGGCTGTATATTTTAGCTGGAGATGCGCCCTCCTGCACGTCATTAGCTTTCAGCCCTGATTATCAGACTCTTGTCAGTGGTAGTAGGAACGGGATAATAAAACAGTGGAATTGGCGCAGCCGCGAATTCCTGCACACCTTTACTGGGCATTCACACAGGGTTAATTCTATTGCGATCAAACCTGATGGGCAAGTCTTTGCAAGTAGTAGTGATGACGGTACAATCAAGTTTTGGCATTTAGACAGTGGAGAATTGTTGAGTAATCTCACCTTTGCAACAGGAGTTGATGCGATCGCTTTTAGCCCTGACGGACAAACTTTTGCAAGTGCCTGTGGCAGCGCAATTCAGTTGTGGGAAACGCCGTAA
- a CDS encoding CHAT domain-containing protein, whose translation MKYARLGLSLLASSILLAGIIPTFSVLPQPITPASDGTNTVVTQNGNRLDISGGSFSSDRANLFHSFQQFGLSDGQIANFLSNHSIDNILGRVVGGSPSIIDGLIQVTGGNSNLFLMNPAGIIFGRNASLNVPADFMATTATGIDFGSLTSAGGVWFNATGNNDYQTLIGTPSRFAFDQVQPASMINAGNLTVPQGRNLTLLGGSVINTGQVTARSGNITLAGVQGGNLVKISQPGHLLSLEISPPRNLSGQPLPITALSLPSLLTGTAGIVETGLTFSSSGEVQLTNSGTTLSSEAGMVIAAGTLDTSNIGTTQASSLLQTGGSVNLLGDKVGLLGATINASGNDGGGTVLIGGGFQGKGSVPNAISAYVSNDSTINASALLNGDGGTVIIWSDQATRFDGTINALGGAVSGNGGFVEVSGKESLSFKGTVDTSAANGNVGTLLLDPTNIIIRNGTGDGDDLDGSITSFAGSPTGGVGQVRAGDATPTILFESELAGLATTNNVILEASNNITIEDLNDNLFGANPFLVPGSLLQGSITFSAGGSFAMNSGDTLFTQGAITISAANIATGNLLAGSGITLKATGNITTADLGSFGPINLTAGGTISTNRLQTGGTTTLGGIPINLGVDNAADITLTSIGNITTGGINASANNGNAGNVSLTSTAGEILIDPTRGESTLIIDRDPLDAQGAVFSVAQKSGRGGNISLRALGNITTGPIASGSLEGNGGEINLISTAGAIDTTEGEIRYRGQTIPDTGLLLSGSGGSGTGGKITVSSAGNLITGPVVSASIEGNGGDINLSSTTGSINTLQGLTSLQAFEALLAIANVSSADLSPQTSSTLFPLARTVAGSIVSGSGGSGTGGKITVNSSGNLSTGGVISTSMDGNGGNINITSSTGDIEAYLINSQSLGAGKGGNVEVNASRFFRATGTVAAALEQLPPDVINPSDIPAQLDRQASISTYGGAGGGSVTIRHGGGDRNIPFSVGNVTTNGTAGSITTRPSNTISPTRDFLGSYTQDNIQIITSQPPQPPQPPQPPQPPQPQPQQLPNPDFPPVLDSLPLQEPSTQLPVVTLDEARKTLRRIEQKTGVKPALIYVRFTPKVLVSEPSFTQLEDTLTQDFQNYLGLQKVATNATLSFEEQGSDPLEVLLITDRGKPIVKRVRNATRSQVVKVAQEFRNDLTSRRSRAYLASAKQLYRWFVAPLEQDLRAQEIKNLVFIMDTGLRSLPLAALHDGSDFIIANYSVGLMPSLSLTDTRYANVKNEQVLAMGASRFSDQNALPAVSTELSVITQQLWTGRSFLNEAFTLENFEQARAQQPFGIVHLATHAEFQPGKPSNSYIQLWNTKLTLNQLRQFGLNNPSVELLVLSACRTALGDKNAELGFAGLAVQAGVKSGLGSLWYVNDEGTLAFMTEFYEQLKQAPIKAEALRQAQLAMLKGNVRLEGETLMTTRNKFPLPPELAQLGSPDLSHPYYWSAFTMIGNPW comes from the coding sequence ATGAAATATGCTCGACTGGGATTGAGCTTGTTAGCGTCTAGTATTTTGCTCGCTGGAATTATCCCTACCTTTTCAGTACTCCCTCAACCTATTACACCAGCATCAGACGGTACTAACACAGTTGTCACCCAAAATGGCAATCGATTGGACATCTCAGGGGGTTCTTTTTCCAGCGATCGCGCCAATCTCTTCCACAGTTTCCAACAATTTGGACTCAGTGATGGTCAGATTGCCAATTTTTTATCGAATCACTCGATTGACAATATCCTAGGGCGGGTTGTTGGCGGTTCCCCTTCAATCATTGACGGTTTGATTCAGGTTACAGGCGGCAACTCAAACTTATTTTTGATGAACCCTGCCGGCATTATTTTTGGTCGGAATGCCAGCCTCAATGTACCTGCCGATTTCATGGCGACAACTGCCACGGGCATTGACTTTGGTTCTCTTACCTCAGCCGGGGGAGTATGGTTTAACGCCACTGGGAATAATGACTACCAAACTTTAATCGGTACCCCCAGTCGGTTTGCATTTGACCAAGTTCAACCCGCAAGTATGATCAATGCGGGTAATTTAACCGTACCACAGGGCAGAAATTTAACGTTACTTGGCGGCAGTGTGATTAATACCGGTCAAGTTACCGCACGATCGGGAAATATTACCCTTGCGGGTGTGCAGGGTGGGAATCTCGTCAAAATCAGTCAACCGGGACATCTGCTGAGTTTAGAGATTTCTCCACCGCGCAACTTATCGGGTCAGCCGTTGCCGATTACGGCTCTAAGTTTACCGAGTTTGCTGACAGGAACGGCTGGAATTGTAGAGACAGGATTGACCTTTTCCAGTAGCGGCGAAGTGCAGTTAACCAACTCCGGCACAACCCTATCATCTGAGGCAGGAATGGTGATAGCGGCGGGCACTCTCGACACATCCAACATCGGGACAACCCAGGCATCGTCCTTACTGCAAACGGGCGGTAGTGTGAATCTCTTGGGCGATAAGGTGGGTCTATTGGGTGCCACGATCAATGCTTCTGGCAATGATGGGGGTGGAACTGTCTTGATTGGTGGCGGTTTTCAAGGTAAAGGCAGCGTGCCGAATGCCATTAGCGCTTATGTGAGTAACGATTCAACGATTAATGCTTCGGCACTATTAAATGGTGATGGTGGTACCGTCATCATTTGGTCAGATCAGGCGACCCGATTTGATGGCACGATTAACGCCTTAGGGGGTGCGGTTTCTGGCAATGGCGGATTTGTGGAAGTGTCGGGGAAGGAAAGTCTCAGCTTCAAGGGTACTGTCGATACAAGTGCGGCGAATGGCAACGTGGGTACCTTGCTGCTCGATCCGACAAACATCATCATCCGTAATGGGACTGGGGATGGTGATGATTTGGATGGCTCGATCACGAGTTTTGCAGGCAGTCCGACTGGGGGTGTAGGTCAGGTACGAGCAGGTGATGCGACACCCACAATCCTGTTTGAGTCAGAGCTAGCCGGATTGGCAACGACGAACAACGTCATTTTAGAGGCTAGTAACAATATCACCATTGAAGACCTGAATGATAACTTGTTTGGAGCTAACCCCTTCCTAGTTCCAGGGTCGTTGCTTCAGGGTTCAATCACCTTTAGCGCAGGTGGTTCGTTTGCAATGAATTCAGGGGATACTCTGTTTACCCAAGGAGCAATCACGATTTCGGCAGCGAATATCGCAACGGGTAATCTGCTGGCTGGTAGTGGCATTACCCTGAAGGCTACAGGCAACATTACCACCGCTGATTTGGGAAGTTTTGGGCCAATTAACCTGACCGCAGGGGGCACTATCAGCACCAATCGTCTCCAGACAGGCGGTACCACCACTCTCGGAGGGATTCCGATTAATCTTGGGGTTGATAATGCGGCAGATATCACCCTAACAAGCATCGGCAACATTACCACTGGCGGAATTAATGCTAGTGCCAATAATGGCAATGCTGGAAACGTCAGTCTTACCAGTACAGCAGGGGAAATTCTGATCGATCCAACACGCGGTGAGAGTACGCTAATTATCGATCGCGACCCGCTTGACGCTCAAGGAGCCGTGTTTTCTGTGGCTCAGAAATCTGGACGGGGAGGAAATATCTCGCTGCGTGCTCTGGGTAATATTACGACAGGCCCGATCGCTTCTGGCTCTTTGGAAGGCAATGGAGGCGAGATTAACCTGATCAGTACAGCCGGTGCGATCGATACGACAGAAGGTGAAATTCGATATCGGGGTCAAACCATTCCTGACACCGGACTGCTACTGTCGGGTTCTGGGGGGAGTGGAACGGGTGGAAAGATTACAGTGTCCTCTGCGGGGAATCTGATTACGGGGCCAGTGGTTTCTGCTTCTATAGAGGGGAATGGCGGTGATATTAATCTCAGCAGCACAACAGGTAGTATCAATACATTGCAAGGACTGACCTCCCTTCAAGCCTTCGAGGCTCTACTTGCGATCGCTAATGTTTCGTCTGCTGACCTGTCACCCCAAACCTCCTCGACGCTTTTTCCCCTTGCCAGGACGGTTGCTGGGTCTATTGTTTCGGGTTCTGGGGGGAGTGGAACGGGAGGGAAGATTACCGTAAATTCGAGCGGTAACCTTTCTACTGGAGGCGTCATTTCCACTTCTATGGATGGCAATGGGGGCAATATTAACATCACCAGTAGTACTGGTGATATTGAAGCCTACTTAATCAACAGCCAAAGTTTAGGGGCAGGTAAAGGGGGTAACGTTGAGGTTAACGCGAGCCGTTTTTTCCGGGCTACAGGTACCGTTGCGGCGGCATTGGAGCAATTACCCCCCGATGTCATTAATCCCAGCGATATCCCTGCACAATTAGATCGACAAGCGAGCATCTCGACTTACGGCGGTGCTGGCGGCGGTTCAGTTACGATTCGTCATGGCGGGGGTGACAGGAACATTCCCTTTAGTGTGGGTAATGTCACAACCAATGGAACCGCTGGCTCAATTACAACCAGACCCAGCAACACAATTTCGCCAACCCGTGACTTTTTGGGGAGCTACACTCAGGATAATATTCAAATCATCACCTCACAACCACCACAACCACCACAACCACCACAACCACCACAACCACCACAACCACAACCACAGCAACTACCCAACCCAGACTTTCCCCCCGTACTCGATTCGCTCCCCCTGCAAGAGCCATCCACTCAATTACCAGTCGTTACCCTAGACGAGGCGCGTAAGACTCTGCGCCGCATCGAACAGAAGACGGGTGTAAAACCGGCTCTGATCTACGTCCGTTTCACACCCAAAGTTCTGGTGAGTGAACCCAGCTTTACTCAACTAGAGGACACACTGACACAAGATTTTCAGAACTATCTCGGTTTGCAGAAAGTCGCCACCAATGCAACACTTTCCTTTGAAGAGCAGGGTAGTGACCCACTCGAAGTGTTATTGATCACGGATCGGGGAAAACCCATTGTCAAACGAGTACGCAATGCTACGCGATCGCAAGTTGTCAAAGTGGCTCAAGAATTCCGCAATGACCTGACTAGCCGCCGTTCCCGTGCTTACTTAGCCTCCGCCAAGCAACTTTATCGGTGGTTTGTGGCTCCTCTGGAACAGGATTTACGAGCGCAAGAAATCAAGAATTTAGTCTTCATTATGGACACTGGGTTGCGCTCCCTACCTCTTGCCGCGTTGCATGATGGTAGTGACTTTATCATCGCCAACTATAGTGTGGGCTTAATGCCCAGCCTTTCGCTCACCGATACTCGCTACGCCAATGTGAAAAATGAACAAGTGTTAGCTATGGGCGCGAGCCGATTCTCTGACCAAAATGCCTTACCCGCCGTCTCTACCGAGTTGTCTGTGATCACACAGCAGTTATGGACAGGTCGCTCCTTCCTCAACGAGGCATTTACCCTGGAAAATTTCGAGCAAGCCCGCGCTCAACAACCCTTTGGCATTGTGCATTTAGCCACCCATGCCGAATTTCAACCGGGTAAGCCCAGTAATTCTTACATCCAGTTATGGAACACTAAGTTAACACTGAACCAACTGCGCCAATTCGGATTGAATAACCCATCAGTAGAGTTGTTGGTTTTAAGCGCCTGTCGCACAGCGCTAGGGGATAAGAATGCGGAATTAGGCTTTGCTGGGTTGGCTGTGCAGGCGGGAGTTAAGTCGGGGCTGGGAAGCCTCTGGTATGTCAATGATGAAGGGACATTGGCGTTCATGACAGAATTCTACGAGCAATTGAAACAAGCTCCGATCAAAGCTGAAGCGCTGCGGCAGGCACAATTGGCAATGCTCAAGGGAAATGTGCGTTTAGAAGGAGAAACGCTAATGACAACGCGAAATAAATTCCCTTTACCGCCTGAGTTAGCTCAACTAGGAAGCCCAGATCTTTCTCATCCCTACTATTGGAGTGCATTCACAATGATTGGCAATCCTTGGTAA
- the hpnH gene encoding adenosyl-hopene transferase HpnH, protein MAIHLQQAFEVGKYLVTQRLKGRKRFPLVLMLEPLFRCNLACPGCGKIQHPTDVLKQNLTPEQCFAAVEECGAPIVSIPGGEPLLHPQIDQIVKGLVDRKKFVYLCTNGLLLEKSLDKFQPSSYLTFSVHLDGVGELHDKCVDRKGVFEIAVKAIRAAKARGFRVTTNTTVFEGANPQEIQNLFDFLETLKIDGMMISPGYSYEWAPDQEHFLKRERTRALFREILAPVKAGKKNWNFNHNPLFLDFLIGEKDYECTPWGSPSYSVLGWQKPCYLLNEGHYATFQELLEKTDWSQYGRASGNPKCADCMVHCGYEPTAAMDAMEPQNVARSFGSVLGIFH, encoded by the coding sequence ATGGCAATTCATCTACAACAAGCCTTTGAAGTTGGGAAATACCTAGTCACGCAACGTCTAAAAGGGCGCAAACGTTTCCCGTTAGTTTTAATGCTCGAACCTTTGTTTCGGTGTAATCTCGCTTGTCCAGGCTGTGGCAAAATCCAGCATCCCACGGATGTTCTCAAGCAAAACCTCACCCCCGAACAGTGCTTTGCCGCTGTGGAAGAGTGCGGTGCACCGATTGTCTCCATTCCGGGAGGGGAACCCTTACTTCATCCCCAGATTGACCAAATTGTGAAGGGATTGGTCGATCGCAAAAAGTTTGTTTACCTATGTACGAATGGATTATTGCTAGAAAAAAGCCTGGATAAATTTCAGCCTTCCTCTTACCTTACCTTTAGTGTCCACCTAGATGGGGTGGGAGAATTACACGACAAATGCGTTGACCGTAAAGGTGTGTTTGAGATTGCCGTCAAAGCGATTCGTGCCGCCAAAGCCAGGGGATTCCGGGTAACAACAAACACCACAGTTTTTGAAGGCGCTAATCCCCAAGAAATTCAAAATTTATTCGACTTTTTGGAGACACTCAAAATTGATGGCATGATGATTTCTCCGGGCTATAGTTATGAGTGGGCACCCGATCAAGAGCATTTTCTGAAACGGGAACGAACACGGGCACTTTTCCGAGAAATTCTCGCTCCTGTCAAAGCTGGGAAGAAGAATTGGAACTTCAACCATAACCCCTTATTCTTAGATTTCCTGATCGGGGAAAAAGATTACGAATGCACACCTTGGGGTAGTCCAAGTTACAGTGTCTTAGGTTGGCAAAAACCTTGTTATTTGCTGAATGAAGGTCATTATGCTACCTTCCAGGAACTACTCGAAAAAACCGACTGGAGTCAATACGGTCGAGCCAGTGGCAACCCCAAATGTGCGGATTGTATGGTGCATTGTGGTTACGAACCAACCGCCGCCATGGATGCCATGGAGCCGCAAAACGTTGCTCGTTCCTTTGGCAGTGTCTTAGGCATTTTCCATTAA